In one Watersipora subatra chromosome 6, tzWatSuba1.1, whole genome shotgun sequence genomic region, the following are encoded:
- the LOC137397947 gene encoding uncharacterized protein: MNIERMEAEVLREKLGEHQLKLARTISQLQLVENKLRDLQQRSQRASANKQPAYEYHLRMKHSITGNIKIAYQQYVTKKAVEVRQMEEALVTLLQRQQENEQAAQEMPAEPAVAVARREGNM; encoded by the exons atgaATATTGAAAGAATGGAAGCCGAGGTTCTGCGGGAAAAGCTTGGAGAGCATCAATTAAAGCTGGCACGTACAATATCTCAACTCCAACTTGTAGAAAATAAATTGAGGGATCTGCAACAAAGATCACAACGAGCGAGTGCTAACAAACAACCCGCTTATGAATACCATCTTCGAATGAA GCATTCGATTACAGGAAACATAAAGATAGCCTATCAGCAGTATGTGACCAAGAAAGCCGTCGAGGTTAGACAGATGGAAGAGGCCCTGGTGACGCTGTTGCAGAGGCAGCAAGAGAATGAGCAGGCTGCTCAGGAAATGCCTGCAGAACCGGCTGTCGCTGTTGCCAG GCGAGAAGGGAATATGTAA
- the LOC137397948 gene encoding uncharacterized protein, producing MNINRMEAEILSEKLEELKLKLSRTISQMQLIDNRMRDLLQRMRRAATNKKHSFRYNLKMRATIAGGLKIVYTDYVTKKADEVAMMEQALEALRQRQQAEAVEQAEAREEAEGEAAQQEH from the exons ATGAATATCAACAGAATGGAAGCTGAGATTTTGAGTGAAAAGTTAGAGGAGCTCAAATTAAAGCTGAGTAGGACAATTTCACAAATGCAACTGATTGACAATCGGATGAGAGATCTTTTGCAAAGAATGAGGAGAGCAGCAACAAATAAGAAGCATTCCTTTAGATATAATCTTAAAATGAG GGCGACCATTGCTGGGGGGCTCAAGATTGTCTACACGGACTACGTGACGAAGAAGGCGGATGAAGTAGCCATGATGGAGCAAGCACTGGAAGCTCTTCGTCAGCGACAGCAGGCGGAGGCAGTAGAGCAAGCTGAAGCTAGAGAGGAGGCTGAAGGAGAGGCTGCACAGCAAGAG CACTGA
- the LOC137398818 gene encoding polysialic acid O-acetyltransferase-like translates to MTGDSAVMTYDSAVMTDDSTVMTGDSTVMTGDSTVMTGDSTVMTDDSTLMTDDSTLMTDASTVMTGDSTVMTGDSAVMTDGSAVMTDDSTVMTGDSTVMTDDSTLMTDDSTLMTDDNTLMTDDSTVMTGDSTVMTGDSTVMTGDIIVMTDDSAVMTDGSAVMTDDSAVMTDDSAVMTDEAL, encoded by the exons ATGACAGGTGACAGCGCTGTAATGACATATGACAGCGCCGTAATGACAGATGACAGCACAGTAATGACAGGTGACAGCACAGTAATGACAGGTGACAGCACAGTAATGACAGGTGACAGCACAGTAATGACAGATGACAGCACATTAATGACAGATGACAGCACATTAATGACAGATGCCAGCACAGTGATGACAGGTGACAGCACAGTAATGACAGGTGAC AGCGCCGTAATGACAGATGGCAGCGCCGTAATGACAGATGACAGCACAGTAATGACAGGTGACAGCACAGTAATGACAGATGACAGCACATTAATGACAGATGACAGCACATTAATGACAGATGACAACACATTGATGACAGATGACAGCACAGTGATGACAGGTGACAGCACAGTAATGACAGGTGACAGCACAGTAATGACAGGTGACATCATTGTAATGACAGATGACAGCGCCGTAATGACAGATGGCAGCGCCGTAATGACAGATGACAGCGCCGTAATGACAGATGACAGCGCCGTAATGACAGATGAAGCACTGTAA